The Nocardioides ginsengisegetis region GGGACTCATCTTCCGGCCGCAACGGCGCGTCCTGGGCATGGGCGTCGACTCGCTGAGCGTGTGCGTGCTGTACCTCGTCGGACTGGGCGGACTCATCGCCATCACACGATGACCTCCAACGTAGGCGCCCCGATCGATCAGATCCATCTGACCGGAGGCGCCCCGCGATCGCATCGCCGACTTCGTGCTTCACAACCCCGTGCGGGGATCACATGACCACCCCGCCTTCCCGGATTCCCGACGAGTTGGCGAACCTGTGCGTCGCCGACGTGGTGCTGCGACTGCCCAAGATGATGCCCATCCACGCGCGTGTGCGGGACGCGCGAGCCGCATTGCGCGACCACCACGTCCACATGCTCCTGCTGACCGACCAAGGACGGCTGCGCGGCACTCTGACCCGTGGTGACATCCCAGATCACGCGGATGACATGGCCTTGTCACTAACGTATGCGGTGGTCGAGGGCCGCACTGTGAGCAGCGACCTGCCCGCGGAACAGGCACGACTACTCATGCTCAGTCGGGACCTGCGGCGGTTAGTGGTTGTCGACGCCGATGGCAGTCTTCTAGGTCTCCTGTGTCTGAACCGCAGGCACACTGGCTTCTGCAGCGACGAGGACGTCAACGCGCGCGGGACCGCGCCATAGTGAAGACGAACGGTCGCCTGCGTCAACACGCCTACGAGGAGAACCCCATGCAGAAGGAGTCATTGACGGCACTGGTCCGGCATCACCTGGAGACGGCCTCGAGCCAATCCAGCGGCCGCAGCGCCCACACGGTCTACGGCGGGCACGAGCATGTCCTGCGCCAGACCCTGATCGCCCTTCGTGCCGGCTCGAGGTTGGACGAACACGAGAATCCGGGCGAGGCGACTGTCCAGGTCTTGCACGGCCGCGTCACCCTCATCGCGGGCGACGACAGCTGGAACGGATCACCCGGCGATCTGATGATCATTCCCGACTCCCGGCACGCCCTTGAAGCGGTCGAGGACTCGGCCGTGCTGCTGACCGTCGCCCTGCGAAGCTGAGGAAGGATCCCAAACGACCGGTGCACGTTGAAGAAGCGACGGTCGCCGACCGCGGGTCCTGTCCGACTCGGAGGTGGACGCTTACTAGTCGGAAACCCCGTCAGAACGGCGCAGATCCGAGCCCCTGCGAGCTAAGCCGCGCGAGCCGGCCAGGAAGCGTCTTCGCAGGTCAGCACTACTTTCCGCGAAGAGCAGCAAGACAAGACCGCCTGCCTGCTTACCTTCAAGGGGTCGCAGGTTCAAATCCTGTCAGCCCGACCGAAGAGATCGCCCCTGACCCGCGTGAGCGGGTCGGGGGCGATGCTGTCTCGCCTCCGGGTGACCTTCGTGCCCGCGCCGTGGGGCCTTGTGCCCTGTCGTCCCGATGCCTGCATCCCGAGGCTGGAGTCATGGCGACCCCCTCGAGAGCGACCGGATCGCGCACGGCGGATCGGGCCGTGGGCCTGGCGGATCCGTCCTGGGCCGGCCTGTACCGGCTGGGCGGCCTGTCGGCCGTGGTGTTCGTGCTCCTCGTCGTCATCCCGGTGACGCTCGTCTTCGCCGTGCCTGTTGCCCCGGTCGACGGTCGGGCGTTGCTGCCGTACATCGCCGCCCACAAGACCGTCTACCTGATCGAGCTGGTCTGCTTCGTCGGGCTGAGCGTGCCCGCGCTCGTCGTGTTCGGTGCGGTCTCCGTCGCACTGAAGGACGCAAGCAGGAGCATGGCAGCCGTCGGGGGACTGCTCGGGGTTGCCTCCGAGGTCATCGCGCTGGCTCTGGGCAGCAGCCCCCAGTCCCTGCACGGCGGACTCGTGGTGCTCAGCAACTCCTACGCTGAAGCCCGGACGGACGCCGAGCGGGCCGGCATCGTCAGCGCTGCGGACGCGCTGATCGCTGCCACCAACGCAGTGTCGTGGGCAGGGATCCTGACTGCAACCGGAATCCTTGTCCTGTCCCTGGCCATGAGGAAGGGCATCTTCGGGCAGGTGCTCCCCGTGATGGGAGTGCTCACCGGGGCTCTGGGGATCGTGAGCGAGGCCCTCCGCCCGATGATCGGACCGGCGTACCTGGTCCACGGCCTGCTGCTCCCAGCCTGGTTCGGCCTGGTCGGCTGGAACCTGCGACGCCTGGGCCGGCGAGGAGCGCCATGAGCAGGATCCGCGGAACCCTGGACATCGCCCGCCCGGTCGAGGACGTCTTCGACTTCGTCGCGGACCAACGCAATGAACCGGCCTACAACCCCAGGATGACAGCGTCGACCATGCTCACCAACGACCCCATCGGAGTCGGCACCCGCTTCGCCGCGACCATGCTCAGCCGCGGCAAGCCGCTCCACGTGATGATCGAGGTCACCGGCTTCGACCGGCCGCGCCGGGTGGCCACGCGCAGCGTCATGGCCGGCGCCGTGGTCGAGGGCGAGGTGCGGCTCGAGCCCACCTTGGAGGGCACGCGGTTCTTCTGGGACTGGACGGTGACCCTCGGCGGACCCGGCCGCTTTGCCGGCCCAGCGATCGCACTAATCGGGAGACACCAGGAGAAGACCATCTGGACCGGCCTCAAGCACCACCTCGAGCAGGACGTCTCAGGGGAGGCCCAGGGCGAGAAGCGCGCCGATGCACAGCGCGACGAGCCCGAGCGTCACGGCGTAGACGGCTGACATGGAGCGGGTGGCGGCGTACTGCCCCATGAGGTCCCGGTCGCGCGCGATGCCGAACATGAAGCCGAGCAGCGGCAGCAGCAGCACGGCGTTGAGCACCTGCGAGAGCACCAGGATGCGGATCAGCGGGAGGCCCGGCGCGAGCACGACACCCGCGCCGACGGCGGCGGTCGCGAGGTAGGAGACGTAGAAGAGCGAGGCGTGCTCGAAGTCGTCATCGAGTGCGGCCTCGGCGCCTGCGAACTCGCAGATCGAGTACGCCGTCGACAGCGGCAGGATCGCGGCGGCGAGCAGGGCTGCGCCGACCAGGCCCAGGGCGAAGAGCGTGCTCGCGAGGGGCCCGGCGAGGGGCTCGAGCGCGCCGGCGGCGTCGGACGCCGACTCGATGGTGACGCCCTGGGCGTGCAACGTCGCGGCGGACGCGACGACGACGAAGAACCCGATCACCCCCGTCAGGACGGCGCCCGTGATCACGTCGACGCGCTCGTAGCCCAGGTCGTCGGTCGTCAGCTTCTTGTCGACGGCATAGGACTGGATGAAGCTCAGTCCCCACGGGGCCAGGGTCGTGCCCACGGTCGCGGTCACGATCAGGACCGCTCCGTGGCGCAGCGGCATCGTGGGCAGGACGAGTCCGGTCGCGGCCTGCCCCCAGTCGGGATGCGCGAGGAACCCCGCGGCGACGTACGCGACGAACACCGTGGCCAGGCCCATCAGCAAGTGCTCGACGCGGTGGAAGCGGCCCCGCAGGACCAGCGTCGAGACCACGACCGCCGAGATCGGCACGGAGACCGCGGGCGGGACGTGGAAGAGCCCGAAGCCGGCGGCGATGCCGGCGAACTCCGCGCAGGTGGTGCCGACGTTGGCCAGGACGAGGACGACGAGGGCGAGGGCGCTGGCGCGCACGCCGTACCGCTGCCGGATCAGGCCGATCAGCCCTTGGCCGGTCACGACGCCCATGCGCGCACCGAGGCTGTGGAAGACCACGAGGGCGACGGTCGAGAGCAGCAACACCCACAGCAGCTGGTAGCCGTAGCTCGCGCCGAGGACGGAGTACGTCGTGATGCCGGCCGGGTCGTCGTCGGACAGCCCCGCGAGCAACCCGGGGCCGAGCACCGCGACCAGGGTCGCCACCCGCACGCGACGCGCCGTCACGGTGGGCGGACCGGCGGTGGACATCAGTCCCTGCCGACCCGGAGCGGCCGGTTGTGCCGCCAGCCCCGGTGACGGAGGAAACGGCGTCGCGGGGAGGGCGTGGACAGCGGATGGAGTGCCGGCTCGAGTCGTCCCCGGACGTCCGGGTGGGTCATCGAGACCGCCTCGGCCGCCCGGGTCCGCCCCACCGTCCGGATGACGTCGTGGGCGTCCTCGAGGTTGAGCCGGGTGATCAGCTGGGCCAGTCCGTGGGCATCGAGCCGGTGGACCGCGGCCGTGCTCGTCGCGAGCTGGATGTCGTGGCCACGGGTCGAGGTCAGGTGCAGGTCGCCCCAGTCGACGGCGTCCTCCGGCAGGTGCTCGGCCAGCCGCCCCAGCCCCAGTCGCCTGACCACGGCACGCAGGCTCACGTCGACGGCGACCAGCTCGAGCCGGCCATCCGGCGTGCGGTTGAGCAGGACGTCGGAGACCCGTGTCATGCGGTGGTTCCGGACGTCGAAGATCTGGGTGTCGAGCACGTCGCGGTGCAGGAGCAGCTCGTCGGTCTCGAGGTCGGAGTCGCCGCCGAAGGGCGTGACCTTCGGGGGCAGGTCGACGGTGACGGCGTCCGGCTCGAAGGCGGCGACGGCAGCCCAGGGGAGCAGCAGTGGTTGCCGGTCGGCGGTGGACACGACGAGCCGGTCGACCGTGGGGTGGTCGGTGCCGATCCGCATGGTGAGGTCCCGCAGTCGCCCGACCTGGCTGCCGTCGGCGGACCGGACGCGCTTGCCGGTCTCACGCGACAGCACCAACATGGGCTGAGTGTAGGGCGACGGCGGAGGGGTGGTGCGGATGCGAGCCTGGGCGGTGAGCGGGCGTCCGGGGGGACGTGACCGCGTCGTCCGCGTGGACCGTGCGATGCCGGAGCCGGGGCCCGGCGAGGTGCTCGTCCGGGTCCTCGCGTGCGGTGTCTGCCGGACCGACCTCCACCTGTCCGACCTCGACCTGGCGCCACGGCGGCCGGAGGTCGTCCCGGGCCATGAGGTCGTGGGGGAGGTGGTGACGTCCGGCCCCGGTGCGGACCGGTTCGTGCACGGCGCCCGCGTCGGCATCGCCTGGCTGCGCTGGACCTGCGGCTCCTGCGGTCCGTGCCGGGGCGGTCGGGAGAACCTCTGCCGGCGCTCGCAGTACACCGGGTGGGACGCGGACGGCGGCTTCGCCGAGTACGCCGTGGTGCACGAGGCGTTCGCCTACACCCTGCCCAGCGGCGCCGACCCGGTGGCGGTGGCTCCACTGCTCTGCTCGGGCATCATCGGCTATCGGGCGCTCAAGCGATCGAACCTGCCTCCGGGCGGCCGCCTGGGCATCTACGGCTTCGGAGCCAGCGCCCACCTCACGGCGCAGGTCGCGCTCGCCCAGGGGCACGAGGTGCACGTCCTCACGCGCAACGCCGACGCCCGCGCCCTGGCCATCGACCTCGGTGCCACCTCGGTCGGTGCCGAGGACGACCTCCCGCCCGTGCCGCTGGACGCCGCCATCCTCTTCGCGCCCGCGGGCAACCTGGTGCCGGTGGCGCTCGCCGGTCTCGACCAGGGCGGCACCCTCGCCGTGGCGGGGATCCACCTCAGTGACATCCCGCCGCTGGACTACCAGCGGCACCTGTTCCGGGAGCGCACCCTGACCAGCGTGACGGCCAACACCCGTGCGGACGGCGAGGAGCTCTTCCGCATCGCGGCGGCCCTGCGCATCGACCCGCGGACCACGACGTACGCCTTCGACGACGTCGACACGGCGCTCGAGGACGTGTGGCGCGGTTCCGTCTCCGGCGCGGCCGTGGTCCGGATCCACGAAGGCGGCGGGGGCTGACCGGCCCTCGCGCCGATGACCATCGACACTGGGCGCGACCGGGCGTGGAGCGGTTGCGTGGGGTCATGGACACGACCGAGGAACGACGCCTGATCGGTCATGTCGAGCACCGGTTGACGACGCAGTTCCCGCACGTCCCGGCGTCGGAGATCCGGCTCCTGGTCGCCGGGCTGCTCCAAAGGTACGACGGCAGCCGGGTCCGCGACTTCGTCCCGTTGCTCGTCGAGCGCGAGGCCCGCGACCTGCTGTCCGACCCCGCGTCCGGCGAGGCCCGCACCGACGTCGGCTGAGGGTGCGGCCTCAGCGCCCGCCACGACCGCTGGGGGACCGACCACGCCGGGCGGCCCAGAGCGTCACGGCCACGAGGACGATGCCGACGGCAAGCAGGGCCACCGGAACTGCGGCGGTGTCCGGGAACCACGCGTCGATGGCGCGGGGCAGGATGCGGAGGGTGCCCACGGCGCCGATGGCCAGCAGCACCAGGTCACGGATGAGCACGGCGGCCAGGAGGACGGCGCCCACGGTGGCGAGCGCGAGCACGATGCCAGCGTCGGTGGACATCGTGAGCATGGAGCCGACGATCAAGCCGACGGCGGCGACACCCAGCGAGAGGCGGCGCCGTCCGATCAGGCCACGCTGGGCCAGCGCTGCCCACGCGGCGGCGACGGCCCACACGCCGAGACCGGGCCGTGCCGGGCCTGAGAAGAGATCCGCGATGGTGACACCCGCCGTCGCCATGGCGCCGACCATGAGCACCAGCTGCTGGACGGCCGCCCGGTGAGCGACCCACAGGACGGCGGCGAGCACCGTGGCTCCGGACGTGGTGAGCACGCCCACGTGATCCCCGGCGAGGTCGAGCAGATCGCTCCCGAGGATGGACAGGGACCCCGCGAACGCCACGGTCGCCGCCAGCCACAGGACGGACCGGAGACGGGAGCCGACGTCGCCGTTGGGGACGACGGATCCGCCCAGCAGCAGGACCGCGGCGGCGACGCCCACGAGGGCGAGCCGGGTCCCGGGCGTGAGGTCGCCCCAGAAGCGGGAGGCGAGCAGCAGCGCGGCGATGGCCACGATGACGCCGCCGAGGTAGCCGAGCGCCTCGAGGGCCGGCCCCGGAGAGGCTGTCCCCACAGCGCGGGAGTCCACTCCCTGACGTGCGCGGATGCTGTCGGCCTGGTCGGCGGTGATGATGCCCTCGGCGACCCACGCCTGCAGCAGGGGGTCGGGGACCAGCGCGCGGGACATGACGGCTCCTTCCGCCTCCAGTCTCCGACCCGGCCGGCGCGGCTCGTAGGGCCGAACGTCACGCCGCCAGTGCGCTGAAGGCCTGGTAGACGAGGTACGCCGGCCAGAGGATCCCCTCGATGACGGCCCAGACGTGCCACCAGAAGCCATCGGCCTGCTGCCAGAACCAGACCCAGGCACCCAGGATGCCGATCCCGTAGATCGCGCCGCCTCCGGCTGCGGTCCCGGAGCCCCGGTCAGCCATGGTCGAGGACCTCCTCCAGCGGACGTCGCGGCGTCAGGGGCACCGGCTCGTTCGTGGGTGTCGGCCACCCGACCCTGAGCAGGAGCTGCGGGCAGGAGTCGTCCTCGAGGACGTGGTGGGCCAGGTCGGCCCGGGTGCGCGCGACCTCGATCGGCTGGCTGAACGGGACGACCGACAGGCCGACGACCGTGCAGGCCAGCCAGATCGCGTCCAGGGCCTCGCCGACGCGCAGCCACGACAGCCGGTCATCGGACGCGGTCGAGAGGACCAGCCAGGCGGGGGCCGGGTCCGCGCGCTCGACGTACGGATCGGACAGGGAGCCGGGCGGGAAGCGGGTCGCCTCGCCCGCGGCGGCCGCAGCCGCGGTGAGCAGGTTGCTGACGGGGATCCCCTCCCGGTCGAAGAACGGGTGGACCCAGGACAGGAGCTCGTCCCGGCGGGCGCCGTCGGCGTCCTGCACCTCCATCGCCTGGCGCAGCAGGCGGGGGACCAGGCCAGTCGTCCCGCCGGGCGCCGCGGTGACCACGACGCCGAAGCGCGCCGCGATCCCGGCCAGCTCGTCGAGCCGGGCCGGGGGGACCGCCCAGGAGGAGACCTGACGACGGTCGGTGCGACGGTCCTCGAGGGCCTGGAGCAGCTGCAGGTCCCGTAGGTCCGGGGGGCGCGTCGCGAAGGTGACCGTGGCCAGGTGCTGGGGTCGTGCCGGCTCGGGGAGCCGCGCGACCGCAGCGGCCCAGCCGTGCCCGGCCGCAGCGACGACGAGCTGGTGGAGGGCGGCACCGCAGCTGACGGCCAGGTCCCGTCCGTCGGGGTCCGTGCGGGCCAGCTGCCGGTCCGGGGCGACGTGGAGGCGGAGGTCCTGGTCGGTCGCCTCCCACTGCCACGGCTGGGTGTTGTGCACCGACGGCGCTCGGCACGCCAGCCGGACCAGCTCTCGCACGGTGGCGGCATCGGGGAAGGTCATGGCTCATCGGAGCACGCCGCGCGGCGGGGGAGACAGGGCCCTTCCGCCGCGGCAGACGGGACCTTCGGGCCCCACTGTGGCTGCCCCTGGATCATCGGAGCGAGAACGGCGGATAGCGGTCGGTGACGAGGAGGATGGCGTAGGCCTCGACACGCAGCCACCAACGACCGACCCCGACCACGAAGTCGAACAGCCCGCGCGGATAGCGGCCGGTGACGAGGATCGCGAACCACGCGACCACCACCGCGAGGAACGCGCCCACGGTCAGGAACGCCAGCACCACGAAGTGCGGGATCGCGAGCAGCCACTTCACCAGGGGCAGCCAGCGGTTGAGGTCCCGCTCGACGTCCGGGTAGTCGATCTCCAGGTGGACCTGCTGCTCCTCGACGGTCGACGGGTAGTCGTCGGTGACCAGCACGGCGTAGGCGCAGACCCGGGCGCCGAAACGCGTGAGCTCGCGGGCGAAGTCGAACCACCAGCGTGGGTAGCGGCGACGGAACAGGATCATGAGCACCGTGGCCAGGAAGAGACCGCTGACGATCCCGCCGCTCGTGGTGCTCACGGCCTCCCCGCTCTGGTCGTAGACCGTCCGGGTCTCCCCGGCCGTGAGCACCCCGTAGACGACGGCGATGGGGATGATGAGCACGATCCGGAACAGCGTCTTCACCCGGTCGTGCGCGTCGGAGTAGTCGACGTCGAGCCTGGCGGGGTACGCCGTCGGAGCCGGGGGTGTCGGGGGTGTCGTCGGGTCGGACATGGGGAACTCCTGTCGGTCAGGCAGGCAGCAGCAGGCTGCGCCGGCGGACGGCAGCGGTCCCGATCACGCCGAGCGTGAGGCACGTGCCAGTGAGGACGAGCAGTGGCAGAGCCGACGCACCCGTGGCGGGCACGGACGGCACGTGGGTGAACGGCGAGACGTCCATGACCCGCTCCGGCAGACCCAGGGCCGGGCCGAACATCGGTCCGAGCAGCAGGGCCGCGATGACGATCGCCCAGGCCAGGGGCGAGGCCAACCGCGGCAGCAGCCCGATCGCCGCGAGCGCGCAGGCCCCCACGACGAGGATCGCCGGGAGCTGCACGAGTCCCGCGGCGACGGTCTTGCCCAGCTGGGTGGGGGTGTCGCCGAGTGCCTGCCCTGCTCCGATCCCCATGCCGGCGGAGTAGAGCAGCATCAGGACGATCCCGCCGCCGACCGAGTTGAGCAGGTGGCCCAGCACCCACCGTGGCCGGCTGACGCCCGAGGCCAGCAGTGACTCCAGGGTGCCCGCGGCCTCGTCGGCCCGCATCCGCAGCACCATCTGGACGACGTAGATCGCCACGATCATCGCCCCCATCGCCGCCATCGACGCGTCGTACGCCTCGAGGATCTGGTCGGCCCCGCCGAAGCGTTCGTAGAAGTCCCGGGCCTGGCCGGTGACGTCCTGGATCTGCGCCGACATGGCGCCGAAGATCAGCCCGAACGCGAGCATGCCGACCGCCCAGCCGAGCAGCGCGCCACGCTGCAGGCGGAAGTCGAGCCCGGCGGGGCTGAGCAGCCCGGCCGCCGCGTGCGCGTGGCCTCGGCGTTGGGGCCACAAACCCGCCCCGACATCACGACGTACGACGAGCGAGCCGGCGATGCCGAGCAGGGAGCCGACCAGGGCGACGAAGATGGCCAGCGGCCACACGTGGTCGCCCCCGAACGGCCGCATCTGCTGGGCCCACCCGAGGGGGGAGAGCCAGGCCGGCCAGGCGCTGTTGACCCGTGTCCCTTCGAGGTCGGCCGTGCCGAGCATGTTGCCGATCCCGCTGAGCAGGAACGCCCCGGCGAGAACGGCACTGGCGAACCCGGTGGCCGCCCGGGACGTCGAGGCGAGCTGCACCGTCACCGCGGCCACGGCCGCGAAGGTCAGACCGACAGCCGCCACCCCGGCTCCGGCCGTGAACGCACCCGCGACCGGCTGGCCGTTGACCACCATCGCCAGCCCGAGCAGGCCCGCCATCACGGTGTCGGCGACCGCAACGACGATGACGGCCGCGGCGAGGTCGGCGTAGCGGCCCACGACCGTGGACCCGACCACCTCCGCCCGGCCGAGCTCCTCGCTCTGGCGGGTGTGCCGCACCACCGCGAAGACGTTCATCAGTGCCGCCATGACCATGAGCCAGACGTAGTCGCGCACCATCACCGCGCCACCCACGCTCGGGCCGGAGGTGAGGCCGAGCAGGCGCAGTCCCACGTTGCTGGTGGGCAGCTGGGCTTCCCGCACGACGTCCGCGTGGGTCACCAGGGAACGCACGAACATGGCCGTGGTCGCGGTCAGGAAGGCCGTCAGCCCGAGGACCCAGATCGACAGCGTGACCCGGTCCCGGCGAGCCGCGAGCCGGGTCAGCCGGATCGTCCCCGACAGGGCGTTCATCGCGCGGGCACCGCCTCGGTCGGCGCGGCGACGGGGTCGGCGTGCGTGTCGTAGTGCCGCAGGAAGAGCTCCTCCAGCGTGGGAGGTGCACACGTCAGGGACCGCACCTCGTAGCCGACGAGGCGCTCGAGCACCCGGTTCAGGTCTGCCGTGTCGACGCTGAACCGCGCCTTGGTGCCATCGCGCCACAGGTCGTGGACGCCGTCGAGCCCGCCCAGCCCCACGAGCGGACGCGTGGTCTCCACCGCGACGGTGGTCCGGGTCAGGTGTCGCAGCTCGGCGAACGTCCCGGACTCGGCGACCCGGCCCTCGCGGATGATCGTGACCCGGTCGCTCAGGGCCTCGACCTCCGAGAGGATGTGGCTGGAGAGCAGGACGGTCCTGCCTTCGGCGCGCCGGGCGCGCACGACCTCCTGGAACTGCGTCTCCATCAGCGGGTCGAGGCCGGACGTGGGCTCATCCAGCAGGTAGAGCTCGACGTCGGACGAGAACGCTGCCACCAGGGCCACCTTCTGGCGATTGCCCTTGGAGTAGGCGCGACACTTCTTGGTCGGGTCGAGGTCGAACCGCTCCAGCAGGTCCGCACGTCGCGCGGGCACGAGCCCACCCCTCAGCGAGCCGAGGAGGTCGATCACCTCGCCGCCGGTGAGGTTGGGCCACAGGTTCATCTCGCCGGGCACGTACGCCAACCGCCGGTGCAGCGTCGCGGTGTCGCGCCAGGGGTCGCCGCCGAGGAGCGTGACGTCACCGGAAGTACGACGCAGGAGGCCCAGCAGGATGCGGATGGCCGTGGTCTTGCCCGCGCCGTTCGGGCCCAGGAAGCCGTGGACCTCGCCGGTCGGGATCGCGAGGTCCAGGTGGTCCAGGGCCCGGGTCGTGCCGAAGTCCTTGACCAGCCCGCGGGTCTGGATCGCACGCTCGGTCATGCCACCACCCTCCGCCTGGGAGCAGCCCCTGATCAGGGTCCAACCACCCCGGCCGCGGGACCTAGGTCCCGCCCGGGCTTTCCCCACGTTGGGCGATGACGCCGCCCGCGCGGGGCGGGTAGAGCCGGGAGGGACCGCATGTGCGTCGCCACCGGGGCGGCCGGCGGCCTGGGAGGCTTGAGATGTTGAAGGCAGTGGGAGTTTCCGCGGGGGTCCTCGCGATGGCGGTGATGGCGGTCGGGTCCACGGGTCCGGCCCAGGGATCGGGTGCGCAGCAGGCGGCCGGCAGCACGGTGCGGGTCTACTCGACCAACACCGAGGAGAGCTTCGTCGACGTCGGCAACGACGGCCCCGGGCTCGGCGACATGTTCGTCTTCCGCTCCAACCTGGCCCGCGGCGGACACCGCGTCGGCCACACCGGCGTGGTCTGCACGATCACCTCCGCCCACCACGACGAGTCGCAGTGCCTGGGCTCGGCGAAGATCAACGGTCAGGGCGAGCTGACCATCCAGGGCCTGATCGCCGGCAACCCGAAGTCGTTCTCCTTCGCGATCACCGGTGGCACGGGCGCCTACGAGGGCGCCCGGGGCACGCTGACGGTCTACGAGGTGTCCAACAAGGTGGAGCGGCTGACCTTCACGATCACCAACTGATCGGCCGGACGCGACCCTCCCGTCGTCGTACGGTGTCCCCACGCCCGGGCCCCCGGGCGTGGGCACACGGGAGGGTCCTCGATGCGCGTGGCGGTCCGCGGCTGCCAGCTGGTGCTGCTCGTCCTGGTCGCGGCCTTCGCGGTCACGACCGTCCCCGGCGTGCGCGGCGACGGCTTCGACACGGCGCTGGACGGGTGGCTCCAGGGATCGGCGTACGTCGCCTGCGCAGTGGTCGCCCTGCTCCGGCCGGTGCGCTCGGTCGTCGCGCGCCCATTGTGGGTGCTGGTCGCCACCGCTCTGGTGCTGCGCGCCCTGGGTTTCGTGCTCTACCTCGGCTACGTGCGCACCCTGACCCCAGCGCCCTACCCCTCGGTCGCGGACCTCGCGTGGCTGGCGATGTCGGTCGTGCTGCTCGCCGCGCTGGCGGTGCGGGCGCGGTCGCTGGCGCCGCGGGTCTCGACGACGCTGGTCCTGGACGCCGTCCTGGGCGCCCTCACCGTCGCAGCCGTGTCCATCGCCCTGCTCTACGACACCCTCGAGCACCTGACCCGGGCCGGCACGCCGGGTGACGTCGTCGCGACCAACCTGGCCTACCCGGCCGTGGACGTCGCGCTGCTCATCGTCGTGACGGGGCTGCTGATGGCCTCGCAGTGGCACCCGCCGACCAGCGACCTCGTGCTCGCCGTGGGCGTGGTCGGGTTCGCCGTCGGCGACACGGCATTCCTCTACCAGCTGGCCGCGGGGACCTACCACCCCGGGAGCTGGTTGGCGGCCACCTCGCTGGCGGCCACCGCCGCGATCGCGCTGGCGGGCTGGAGCGGGCTCGACCGGGAGCCGGAGCCGGTCGAGCTGGCGCCTCCGGGGATCGGCATCCCGGTGCTCTTCGCGCTGGTGTGCGTCGCCATGTTCCTGGCGGCGTCCCTGGGGCACCTCCCGCTCGGAAGCACCCTGCTGACGGCAGCGGCGCTGGTCGTCGCGATTGCGCGCGGGGCTCTGACGCTGCTCGAGGACCGGGCGGTGGCCGGCCGGGTGCTCCGGAACACCAACGAGGAGCTCGTGCGGTTCCAGGCGCTGGTCGAGGCCTCCGGCGACTTCATCGCGATCGCCGCGCCCACCGGGGCCGTGCTGTACGTCAATCCCGCGGGCCGGCGGATGGTCGGGCTGCCGCCCGACGTCGACGTCGCCACCACGACGATCGAGGACTACCTCACCGAGGAGGGTCAGCAGCTGTCGGCCCGCGTCGAGGTGCCGGCCGTCCTGGAGCGGGGCCACTGGGAGGGGCAGTCGACCCTGCGCAACCGCAACGGCGGCCCACCGGTGCCGGTCGCGA contains the following coding sequences:
- a CDS encoding PAS domain-containing sensor histidine kinase, with the protein product MRVAVRGCQLVLLVLVAAFAVTTVPGVRGDGFDTALDGWLQGSAYVACAVVALLRPVRSVVARPLWVLVATALVLRALGFVLYLGYVRTLTPAPYPSVADLAWLAMSVVLLAALAVRARSLAPRVSTTLVLDAVLGALTVAAVSIALLYDTLEHLTRAGTPGDVVATNLAYPAVDVALLIVVTGLLMASQWHPPTSDLVLAVGVVGFAVGDTAFLYQLAAGTYHPGSWLAATSLAATAAIALAGWSGLDREPEPVELAPPGIGIPVLFALVCVAMFLAASLGHLPLGSTLLTAAALVVAIARGALTLLEDRAVAGRVLRNTNEELVRFQALVEASGDFIAIAAPTGAVLYVNPAGRRMVGLPPDVDVATTTIEDYLTEEGQQLSARVEVPAVLERGHWEGQSTLRNRNGGPPVPVAISSFLMYRPDGGGPFALATVQRDITERLESERAVQELADQRQDLLGRLVQAQEDERASIAADVHDDSVQALAAVDLRLGLIRRKLVEAAPELLESVDKTLETVQVATGRLRHLLFDLELPALELGVGTALEDAASYVFEDSDIEWEISGPRDLGLAPAARVTAYRIAKEALINARRHAQARHVTITLERDDTGATVTVEDDGRGVDTSQLVDRPGHLGLSSMYDRATIAGGRLEIDSRPGEGTRVSLWLPMGSGG
- a CDS encoding ABC transporter permease, whose product is MNALSGTIRLTRLAARRDRVTLSIWVLGLTAFLTATTAMFVRSLVTHADVVREAQLPTSNVGLRLLGLTSGPSVGGAVMVRDYVWLMVMAALMNVFAVVRHTRQSEELGRAEVVGSTVVGRYADLAAAVIVVAVADTVMAGLLGLAMVVNGQPVAGAFTAGAGVAAVGLTFAAVAAVTVQLASTSRAATGFASAVLAGAFLLSGIGNMLGTADLEGTRVNSAWPAWLSPLGWAQQMRPFGGDHVWPLAIFVALVGSLLGIAGSLVVRRDVGAGLWPQRRGHAHAAAGLLSPAGLDFRLQRGALLGWAVGMLAFGLIFGAMSAQIQDVTGQARDFYERFGGADQILEAYDASMAAMGAMIVAIYVVQMVLRMRADEAAGTLESLLASGVSRPRWVLGHLLNSVGGGIVLMLLYSAGMGIGAGQALGDTPTQLGKTVAAGLVQLPAILVVGACALAAIGLLPRLASPLAWAIVIAALLLGPMFGPALGLPERVMDVSPFTHVPSVPATGASALPLLVLTGTCLTLGVIGTAAVRRRSLLLPA
- a CDS encoding ABC transporter ATP-binding protein, giving the protein MTERAIQTRGLVKDFGTTRALDHLDLAIPTGEVHGFLGPNGAGKTTAIRILLGLLRRTSGDVTLLGGDPWRDTATLHRRLAYVPGEMNLWPNLTGGEVIDLLGSLRGGLVPARRADLLERFDLDPTKKCRAYSKGNRQKVALVAAFSSDVELYLLDEPTSGLDPLMETQFQEVVRARRAEGRTVLLSSHILSEVEALSDRVTIIREGRVAESGTFAELRHLTRTTVAVETTRPLVGLGGLDGVHDLWRDGTKARFSVDTADLNRVLERLVGYEVRSLTCAPPTLEELFLRHYDTHADPVAAPTEAVPAR
- a CDS encoding DUF4389 domain-containing protein, yielding MSDPTTPPTPPAPTAYPARLDVDYSDAHDRVKTLFRIVLIIPIAVVYGVLTAGETRTVYDQSGEAVSTTSGGIVSGLFLATVLMILFRRRYPRWWFDFARELTRFGARVCAYAVLVTDDYPSTVEEQQVHLEIDYPDVERDLNRWLPLVKWLLAIPHFVVLAFLTVGAFLAVVVAWFAILVTGRYPRGLFDFVVGVGRWWLRVEAYAILLVTDRYPPFSLR
- a CDS encoding allene oxide cyclase barrel-like domain-containing protein; translated protein: MLKAVGVSAGVLAMAVMAVGSTGPAQGSGAQQAAGSTVRVYSTNTEESFVDVGNDGPGLGDMFVFRSNLARGGHRVGHTGVVCTITSAHHDESQCLGSAKINGQGELTIQGLIAGNPKSFSFAITGGTGAYEGARGTLTVYEVSNKVERLTFTITN